Below is a genomic region from Sorghum bicolor cultivar BTx623 chromosome 9, Sorghum_bicolor_NCBIv3, whole genome shotgun sequence.
GAAGCAATGTTGAAAAAACAAAAGGAACAAAGCAATGAAGTTGGAGTTCATGTTTAGCCTAGGATTTATGAAGGAACTTTGTACGATTGTACTTGGAACAAAGGATTGATCACATTCCTACAAAATTCTTATGGAATCATTTACTCATAGAAATTTTAATGGAAATCTAACATGTGGGTTCAACCTCTTAGAAACTTTCATTTGTGTGTGTCTCTCTATTCTAATTCGTGTGTTTCTCCTGTATTGTATCCAAATGCTCAATTAGAAACTTTTCTCCATTTGTCAATTCCTATAAGATTGCTAGTAACATGCAGCTataatacttttttttttctattcctATGGTTTTGAGATCCTGTGTCCCAAATAGGCTCTAAGAATGGCCTAATCCATAGGAATTTCAAAGAAATTATTGGGAAGCATTCCTTTGTTCCAAAGGGTAGGATAGGAATTTTCCTACTAGAATTGAATCCTTCAAAACTCCTTTGTTGTTTCTTCATTCCAAAAGGGGCAAAGAATAAGTTTCCCCCTTTGTTTCAAAGGACTCGGCTCTAGTTGGAGTCCTCGTTCATCAAAACGGAAATGCTAATGAATATGTTTCTTGGTAATCTCATGTTATTTCCAGCCATAGCTCGCCTCGCCACAATTCGTAAAGCAAATGTTTGGTTTACGCGTAGACCAAGGTAGAACATCACACTCATTTGCCGCCACACTCTTAGGTGAACAATTTTGGCACCACCGTCACAACTCTCCCCAACTTAGTTATGGCGCAGCGAGGCCCATAACCAAACATCCCCACGCCTCAACAGTTACTCCAAGGATAGACTCATTAGGGCACACGCGGTGGTGCACCTATTCATTCAGGAGAGAGGCAACCACGTCAACACTCCTAACCCTTCCTTCCCACTAGAGAAGCCCTTCACCGAGTTCAATAATTTTTCTAGCAATCAAAATCACTCAAATGGTGATGGTGTAACTGTTAGAATATCTGGATGATCTGGTGTGACGTGGATAGTTTGTTAGTCTCTCTCGGTGTTGTTAGTTGATGCTCCATGGTTTATCTCTTGGTTTGTTGTATACTTGCTTTGTAAGCTATtctctccatctcaaattgtaagtcattccaagaatcacaGAGAGTCCAAATATCTCAAGTTTtactaaatttatatgatataacatTTATGGCACCAACTAAGTATCgttaggttcttcattaattatatttttacagTATATGATGTCATaaatttttgtaatttttttttataattttagtcaaacttgaaatgcttactctccaagattcttagaatgacctataatttgggatgaagggagtagATGAAATAGAGATCATGTAATTTAAGTTGTAGTaattgttcgcttgagcttatcggcCAAATCTGCCAGCCAGTCAGCaatgtttttctttcacaataaatcGGTCAACTTTCTGCCATGACTTATGAGGCAAACGAATAAGGGGTTTAAGTCTGGGGCTGTTTCCGGCTCTATTTAACATGGAGGCGTGACCCTGGTATCTCCAACAACGAAGACGCAAACACGAGACTTATCTCAGGGTTTTGGGTCACGGAAAGGAAAAGGTCACACATCCAAAGGCTTCGTTCTCCAACAGCACAAACTCAAAAAACAGAGCACCTCACCCCACTCCGGCCGCTCCCCGCCTCAGACCCATCTCGAGCGCACGTGAGCCCCGGTGACCCCGCCCCACGGCTGCTCCCTCCCCTGTGCAGCTGCGAGCAACTCCTTCTATCCCTCCAGCGACCCCTCCCCGCAGTTGCTCCCTCCCTTGCGAGATCATGTGAGCTTCCTCCCCTGCGCAGCTGCGAGCGCCTCCTTACTTCCCTCCTCCGGGTGACCCCTCCCGACAGTTGCTCCCTCCCCAGTGAGATCCAGTGAGCTGGGCGAGCACCTCCACCCCCATGCGGCGGGGGAGCGGATCCAAATTCAGCGATGCAGCCAAGCCTGGTGGCTCTGGTGGTGCCCCCACGGTGGGCTCTCCTAGCAGCGCCAGCCGCTCCACCACAATGCTTCTCCTACGGGCCCACCACTACGATGCCATGGATTTTTGCGTCGTGGAGAAAGGCGACGCAAATTTGCGTCCTAGTTCGTATGGTACCAAAAATGTATGCTCCGTTCTCCGTTTGTTGTCTGTTGGAGGGCTGTTTTCGTTTTGACAGTAACGATTTGTATATAGGAGTATAGTATATAATATAAGCATCTAAATCTTGTCCCGTCCCTGTGTCCTTTGtcaacattttttttaaaaaaaaggaggTACAAAACGTGCTTATTTTAAACTCTTAGTTTATTTGGGCCATGTttagttttaaataaaaaaatcgcGACAAtataacacttttatttgtttagtaattattgtttaaccatGGACTTATTAGCCTCAAAACACTGGCGGAGCCCGTCCGGCCACCCCGGCTGGCCGGCCGGGCTCCTCGCCAAAAtacaaaagaaatcttttttatatttatataaaattctATAATTTTATAGTTAAATATTTTTACTTAATGAGAATTGTCGGGGCTTCTGAAATCTTCTGGCTTCGCCACtacctcaaaagattcgtctcgtaaattctgatcaaactatgtaattagtttttattttcgtcttacTTTATGTatataaagatttgatgtgacgtagaatattgaaaaattttgaattttgggtggaagtaaacaacgtGAGAAAGGAGAAAAACGATTCCCGCCTGAGCAATCAGAAATTACGACAAACAGAACCTAATAATCCGTTGTTACATTGGTCGACCCCAGCGACTAGTCAATTACTACTACATAAAGCAGCAAGCAGCAGGTTACACCTTTACATGACAACATCGGTTCCCCTGTTAAATCATCAAATCAGAGTGCCTCTAGAATCGTGCTTTCCTAGAAGGCCGTTATGTTAAGCAACTGCGTGCGGATTAATTAGGTAAGCAAACCACGCTAGAACGAACTAATCAAACCTTGGGAGCCATGGATGGAGCCAACAGGTACTTGTTTGCTTCCCGGCTTGTCCCGGCGCCCTCGTCGACGCCGGCCGCTCTAGCGCCTGCCTCCAGCGCCGGCGCCCATCATCTTCTTGAACTCGTCGAAGTTGACACTGCCGTCGCCGTCTGCGTCGACGGAGCGGATCATCCGGGAGCAGTCTGCGACGGAGCACTTGTCCCCGAGCTGGCGCAGGACGCGGTGGAGCTCCCGCGCGGAGATCAGCCCGTTGCGGTCGGCGTCGTACATGCGGAACGCCTCCCGCAGGTCGGCCTCGGTGGCGTCCTCTCTGCCCTCCCCCTCCTccgccccctcctcctcctccccgttGCTGCAGTGGAAGGCGATGAACTCGGCGAGGTCCACGAAGCCGTCGCGGTCGGAGTCCATCTCGTCCATCATGCGCCGCACCTCCCCGGGACCCGGCGGCGCGCCCAGCGCCCGCAGCACGGACGCCAGCTCCTCCGCCGAGATCTTGCCGTCGCCGTTGGCGTCGTAGCGCCGGAACACCTGCTCCACCTCCGCCACCGGCATCCCCCGCCCACCTCGACCCGCCGCCTTCGCCTTGGCCGAGTCTCCGCCCTTGACGCTCGCCATGGCtgctccctccctctccctcgctCTGTGTCTCTCTCCTTGTTCCTTCGTCTCCGGGTCCGGGCTCCACCTTTTTTATCCGTGCAAGAGCCAACAGGCCACGTCGCGGCGGAGCTACGCACACGCACACGCACACTCCTCGGCTCTACGCATCCGCAACGCACCCTCATGGACCCGTGGGCCCGTATAAGCTTGCGCGCGTACCGGACCCGCGTGTCGGTGAGACCCGAGATGGCTTCGGCTGGGTAGACTTGATTGAGATCTGCGGCCCCCCGTGACAGAATCGTCTGGAGAAAAGGAAAGAGCGGACAAAAGGCAGACCACACCGCGGATGCCCGACACGTGGGCGTTCGAGTCCGGCTGACCCTGGGGACCCGCCATGTGCTTAGCTGCGTGGGCCATGAGTGCCAGAGAGCAGGATCCGTGACAGAACACGCGGGGACGAGACGAAAAGGTGTGCGCCGACCGCATCGCATCGTCCTTTGCGTGGTTGCGTCCATCGGTGGGCGCTGCCATGAGCCCATGCCCATGGTGACCGCGACTCATCAGCTCGCTTCACGCGGTCTCCTAACCGAGTCGGGATCCGCTGCTCCCGCTCCAACAGGCAACAGCGAATGCCGGCCTGCCACCCCTCAAGAACCAGGCTGAGCCGCAAATGCATACCGTATCTTCTACAACTAAAACACAAGAAAAGCAATCGTCCACAAACTCATTCGCTCCGCTCGCGACCAACGCATCCCCGACTCCTTCGCGccgacaggtgggccccacatGCGGAGACGCAACCAACCGCACCGCGCAATCCACTAGGCCTCAGGTCCAGCACGCCAGCCGCCGCGTCCGCTGCCTCCCGCACGGCCACCAttggcagcggcggcgccaccgtaGCCGATGGCAATGCCGCCGACGCCAGCAGCACCATCGCTGGCTGCTCCGTAGGGGGCAGAACTACCGAATCCTCAACGGAGGAAGCcggtggcggaggaggagggagcAGGAGCGGGAGTGGCGGCACGCCGGCGTCGGGGTCGATGGGGGGAGACACGGCTGGGCGATAGGATGCGGCGCGGGTCGATGAGCCCGTAGAACCTAGCCTGCCTGGACGAGGTCGACGAGCCGTAGAATGACGCCGCCGCCAAGGAGGGCAGCGGCAGCTtcctccccgccgccgccgccgccgaggacgcGGCAGAGGACGGGAGCGGGCGGAGGTCGAGGCTGTTGGGCGTGCCGCCGAAGTAGCAGCACCGTGGCGCCTAGAGCCCTAGACACGCCTCGCTGCGGCATCCCCGCCGCGCGCTGCCACCCCAGCTCCAGGCCTCATCGATGCTCAGCCACACCGCACCGTGCGGCCTTGCTGGATGTGTCTCACTGCAGGACCGCGTCAGCCCTCACCTCCACCACCCGAACCTAGCTGCTTGCCTGCTCTCAACCGTGGTGGTTCTGGATGAGGATTAGATTAGGAGAGAGAAGTGCACGGGGAGAGAACCAGTGGAAAAACTTCATTGTCCATAATG
It encodes:
- the LOC8066629 gene encoding probable calcium-binding protein CML18 encodes the protein MASVKGGDSAKAKAAGRGGRGMPVAEVEQVFRRYDANGDGKISAEELASVLRALGAPPGPGEVRRMMDEMDSDRDGFVDLAEFIAFHCSNGEEEEGAEEGEGREDATEADLREAFRMYDADRNGLISARELHRVLRQLGDKCSVADCSRMIRSVDADGDGSVNFDEFKKMMGAGAGGRR